One Pseudorasbora parva isolate DD20220531a chromosome 8, ASM2467924v1, whole genome shotgun sequence DNA window includes the following coding sequences:
- the si:dkey-260j18.2 gene encoding kelch-like protein diablo isoform X2 yields the protein MSVRSSTLRGSAITWRPQPWKDADRGGGEPLSDSDSEEEDFPDDYSTPLGEYVTQGLKQLLDAQQLCDVTLLVEGKKFMCHRVLLAAVSPYFRAMFTSPLVESRLTEIRLEEVTPFVMETVIHFVYTGEAGLSLDTAEDLFVAANRLQVMPLQDLCSRFLFEHLSVENCLGMYSLARSHHDQLLLRASLRLVGQHFPRVSRQRDFLLLDPGTLGSLLESDRLGVETETEVYDAARRWAEYQPADRYTHMPSLLRHLRPGLLGPEENLRMNKELGPRAITDGMGGPLRPREGMFEKKIVCVDLKPREDDSLQERDFTVDCFDPRTGKWEKLAALGSLLSPGCIAVGGRLFVAGGILRSGQVSSSLHEYDVVVNRWIARPLMAEPRAMLGLLGCGGFLYALGGCNRTAFLDTCERFDLNALTWASGPRLPLPLRSFACAALRCRLYLLGGTTLEQSRAVVHAGVLIYHTVTRTWSRVALDSGATCLAGGVAVRGGVCAVGGYLRDAAKFIDGNYTQAEPLDATGRVLFFREGRGSGVEREVPVGVERGGGGSDRAPSPVVFPGLPRRIAAGGVARWKRRIYVLGGENGSRFYDSVYCWKPGWRSWVQRREKLPGDTGGVSQFGCTTLKFPKKHILARLRAAQQKRGKEKRPTRSCRVMRINRANQEV from the exons ATGAGTGTCAGAAGTAGTACGCTCAGAGGTAGTGCGATTACCTGGCGACCACAGCCGTGGAAGGATGCAGATAGAGGTGGTGGAGAACCTCTCTCAGATAGTGACTCGGAGGAAGAGGATTTTCCTGATGACTACTCGACTCCCTTGGGGGAATATGTAACTCAGG GGTTAAAGCAGTTACTTGATGCTCAGCAGTTGTGTGATGTCACTCTTTTGGTGGAAGGAAAAAAGTTCATGTGTCACAG AGTACTTCTAGCAGCAGTCAGTCCATATTTCCGTGCCATGTTTACCAGCCCTCTCGTAGAGTCTCGTCTTACCGAGATCCGACTGGAAGAGGTGACGCCCTTTGTTATGGAGACAGTTATCCACTTTGTCTATACAGGAGAAGCAGGTCTTAGTCTCGACACAGCAGAGGATTTGTTTGTAGCTGCCAATCGTCTTCAAGTGATGCCCTTGCAGGACCTTTGCTCTAG GTTTCTTTTTGAACACCTGTCTGTGGAGAATTGCCTGGGCATGTACTCTCTGGCTCGTTCACATCATGACCAGCTGCTTCTTCGGGCTTCTTTGAGGTTGGTGGGTCAGCATTTCCCTCGAGTGTCTCGGCAGCGAGATTTCCTCCTGTTGGACCCGGGAACTCTTGGCAGCTTGCTGGAGTCGGATCGATTGGGTGTGGAGACTGAGACTGAAGTTTATGATGCAGCAAGGCGCTGGGCAGAATACCAGCCCGCTGATCGTTACACTCACATGCCCAGTTTGTTACGCCATTTACGTCCTGGCCTTTTGGGTCCTGAAGAGAACCTCAGAATGAACAAAGAACTTGGGCCTCGAGCCATTACCGATGGCATGGGAGGACCTCTGAGGCCTCGAGAAGGCATGTTTGAGAAGAAAATAGTGTGTGTAGATCTTAAGCCGAGGGAGGATGATTCTTTACAGGAGAGGGACTTCACGGTGGATTGCTTCGACCCTCGTACTGGGAAGTGGGAGAAGCTGGCAGCCTTGGGCTCTCTGCTTTCTCCGGGCTGCATTGCTGTCGGAGGTCGACTGTTTGTGGCAGGCGGTATCCTGCGAAGTGGCCAGGTCTCGTCATCACTGCACGAGTACGATGTTGTGGTAAACCGCTGGATTGCACGGCCATTGATGGCTGAACCGCGAGCGATGTTGGGTCTTCTTGGCTGTGGAGGTTTTTTATATGCTCTCGGTGGCTGTAACCGAACAGCATTTCTAGACACGTGTGAAAGATTTGACCTTAATGCGCTGACATGGGCATCGGGACCTCGTTTGCCATTGCCGTTGCGTTCTTTTGCTTGTGCTGCCCTTCGCTGTCGGCTCTATTTGCTTGGTGGTACCACGCTGGAGCAGAGCAGAGCTGTGGTACATGCTGGCGTGCTTATTTACCACACAGTTACAAGGACCTGGAGCCGTGTCGCCTTAGACTCTGGCGCCACCTGTCTGGCTGGAGGAGTAGCAGTCCGTGGCGGCGTTTGTGCCGTTGGCGGTTACTTGCGTGATGCCGCCAAGTTCATCGACGGCAACTACACCCAGGCCGAACCACTAGATGCCACAGGACGTGTGTTGTTTTTCCGAGAGGGAAGAGGATCTGGAGTGGAGCGGGAGGTGCCGGTTGGAGTAGAGCGAGGGGGTGGTGGTAGCGACCGTGCCCCAAGTCCAGTGGTTTTTCCAGGCCTGCCGAGGCGCATTGCTGCCGGAGGTGTGGCTAGATGGAAACGCAGGATATATGTGTTGGGTGGTGAGAACGGATCAAGATTTTATGATAGCGTCTACTGCTGGAAACCCGGCTGGCGAAGCTGGGTCCAAAGACGGGAGAAATTGCCAGGGGATACAGGGGGAGTTAGCCAGTTTGGGTGTACCACCTTAAAGTTccccaaaaaacacattttagcaCGTCTTCGGGCTGCTCAACAGAAACGGGGGAAGGAAAAACGGCCGACCCGGTCATGCAGAGTCATGCGGATCAACAGGGCGAATCAGgaagtgtga
- the si:dkey-260j18.2 gene encoding kelch-like protein diablo isoform X1 — MMSVRSSTLRGSAITWRPQPWKDADRGGGEPLSDSDSEEEDFPDDYSTPLGEYVTQGLKQLLDAQQLCDVTLLVEGKKFMCHRVLLAAVSPYFRAMFTSPLVESRLTEIRLEEVTPFVMETVIHFVYTGEAGLSLDTAEDLFVAANRLQVMPLQDLCSRFLFEHLSVENCLGMYSLARSHHDQLLLRASLRLVGQHFPRVSRQRDFLLLDPGTLGSLLESDRLGVETETEVYDAARRWAEYQPADRYTHMPSLLRHLRPGLLGPEENLRMNKELGPRAITDGMGGPLRPREGMFEKKIVCVDLKPREDDSLQERDFTVDCFDPRTGKWEKLAALGSLLSPGCIAVGGRLFVAGGILRSGQVSSSLHEYDVVVNRWIARPLMAEPRAMLGLLGCGGFLYALGGCNRTAFLDTCERFDLNALTWASGPRLPLPLRSFACAALRCRLYLLGGTTLEQSRAVVHAGVLIYHTVTRTWSRVALDSGATCLAGGVAVRGGVCAVGGYLRDAAKFIDGNYTQAEPLDATGRVLFFREGRGSGVEREVPVGVERGGGGSDRAPSPVVFPGLPRRIAAGGVARWKRRIYVLGGENGSRFYDSVYCWKPGWRSWVQRREKLPGDTGGVSQFGCTTLKFPKKHILARLRAAQQKRGKEKRPTRSCRVMRINRANQEV; from the exons ATG ATGAGTGTCAGAAGTAGTACGCTCAGAGGTAGTGCGATTACCTGGCGACCACAGCCGTGGAAGGATGCAGATAGAGGTGGTGGAGAACCTCTCTCAGATAGTGACTCGGAGGAAGAGGATTTTCCTGATGACTACTCGACTCCCTTGGGGGAATATGTAACTCAGG GGTTAAAGCAGTTACTTGATGCTCAGCAGTTGTGTGATGTCACTCTTTTGGTGGAAGGAAAAAAGTTCATGTGTCACAG AGTACTTCTAGCAGCAGTCAGTCCATATTTCCGTGCCATGTTTACCAGCCCTCTCGTAGAGTCTCGTCTTACCGAGATCCGACTGGAAGAGGTGACGCCCTTTGTTATGGAGACAGTTATCCACTTTGTCTATACAGGAGAAGCAGGTCTTAGTCTCGACACAGCAGAGGATTTGTTTGTAGCTGCCAATCGTCTTCAAGTGATGCCCTTGCAGGACCTTTGCTCTAG GTTTCTTTTTGAACACCTGTCTGTGGAGAATTGCCTGGGCATGTACTCTCTGGCTCGTTCACATCATGACCAGCTGCTTCTTCGGGCTTCTTTGAGGTTGGTGGGTCAGCATTTCCCTCGAGTGTCTCGGCAGCGAGATTTCCTCCTGTTGGACCCGGGAACTCTTGGCAGCTTGCTGGAGTCGGATCGATTGGGTGTGGAGACTGAGACTGAAGTTTATGATGCAGCAAGGCGCTGGGCAGAATACCAGCCCGCTGATCGTTACACTCACATGCCCAGTTTGTTACGCCATTTACGTCCTGGCCTTTTGGGTCCTGAAGAGAACCTCAGAATGAACAAAGAACTTGGGCCTCGAGCCATTACCGATGGCATGGGAGGACCTCTGAGGCCTCGAGAAGGCATGTTTGAGAAGAAAATAGTGTGTGTAGATCTTAAGCCGAGGGAGGATGATTCTTTACAGGAGAGGGACTTCACGGTGGATTGCTTCGACCCTCGTACTGGGAAGTGGGAGAAGCTGGCAGCCTTGGGCTCTCTGCTTTCTCCGGGCTGCATTGCTGTCGGAGGTCGACTGTTTGTGGCAGGCGGTATCCTGCGAAGTGGCCAGGTCTCGTCATCACTGCACGAGTACGATGTTGTGGTAAACCGCTGGATTGCACGGCCATTGATGGCTGAACCGCGAGCGATGTTGGGTCTTCTTGGCTGTGGAGGTTTTTTATATGCTCTCGGTGGCTGTAACCGAACAGCATTTCTAGACACGTGTGAAAGATTTGACCTTAATGCGCTGACATGGGCATCGGGACCTCGTTTGCCATTGCCGTTGCGTTCTTTTGCTTGTGCTGCCCTTCGCTGTCGGCTCTATTTGCTTGGTGGTACCACGCTGGAGCAGAGCAGAGCTGTGGTACATGCTGGCGTGCTTATTTACCACACAGTTACAAGGACCTGGAGCCGTGTCGCCTTAGACTCTGGCGCCACCTGTCTGGCTGGAGGAGTAGCAGTCCGTGGCGGCGTTTGTGCCGTTGGCGGTTACTTGCGTGATGCCGCCAAGTTCATCGACGGCAACTACACCCAGGCCGAACCACTAGATGCCACAGGACGTGTGTTGTTTTTCCGAGAGGGAAGAGGATCTGGAGTGGAGCGGGAGGTGCCGGTTGGAGTAGAGCGAGGGGGTGGTGGTAGCGACCGTGCCCCAAGTCCAGTGGTTTTTCCAGGCCTGCCGAGGCGCATTGCTGCCGGAGGTGTGGCTAGATGGAAACGCAGGATATATGTGTTGGGTGGTGAGAACGGATCAAGATTTTATGATAGCGTCTACTGCTGGAAACCCGGCTGGCGAAGCTGGGTCCAAAGACGGGAGAAATTGCCAGGGGATACAGGGGGAGTTAGCCAGTTTGGGTGTACCACCTTAAAGTTccccaaaaaacacattttagcaCGTCTTCGGGCTGCTCAACAGAAACGGGGGAAGGAAAAACGGCCGACCCGGTCATGCAGAGTCATGCGGATCAACAGGGCGAATCAGgaagtgtga